A DNA window from Arachis duranensis cultivar V14167 chromosome 3, aradu.V14167.gnm2.J7QH, whole genome shotgun sequence contains the following coding sequences:
- the LOC107477824 gene encoding LOW QUALITY PROTEIN: beta-amylase-like (The sequence of the model RefSeq protein was modified relative to this genomic sequence to represent the inferred CDS: inserted 1 base in 1 codon): MGTSNPNMLLNYVPVYVMLPLGVVNVNDVFEDPEGLKKQLLQLKEAGVDGVMVDVWWGIIELNGPKQYDWGTYRSLFKLVQECGLKLQAIMSFHQCGGNVGDIVNIPIPKWVLDIGDSDPDIFYTNRSGNRNIEYLTIGVDNLPLFHGRTAIQIYSDYMKSFKENMSDFIESGLIIDIEVGLGPAGELRFPSYPQSQGWEFPGIGEFQCYDKYLKAEFKAAAAKAGHAEWELPDDAGSYNDVPESTEFFKSNGTYLTEKGKFFLTWYSNKLLIHGDQILEEATKAFQGCNVTIAIKVSGIHWWYKSESHAAELTAGYYNLQDRDGYRPIARMLTRHHRXISNVKNMCSCVQIDMNISAQVLSGGWREKIEVAGENALPRYDAAAYNQMILNARPNGVNKNGPPKLSMYGITYLRLSDELLQKSNFAIFKKFVLKMHADQDYVEDPNQYNHVIIPLKPSGPKIPLEKILEATKPIPPFPWDSETDMKVDG; encoded by the exons ATGGGCACTTCTAATCCTAACATGCTGCTAAATTATGTTCCAGTGTATGTCATGCTCCCA CTAGGAGTTGTGAATGTGAATGATGTGTTTGAAGACCCAGAAGGCCTAAAGAAACAACTATTGCAGCTAAAGGAAGCAGGCGTTGATGGCGTGATGGTTGATGTGTGGTGGGGGATCATAGAACTGAACGGTCCAAAACAATATGATTGGGGCACATATAGGAGCTTGTTCAAGCTGGTTCAAGAATGTGGCCTGAAACTGCAGGCAATAATGTCATTCCATCAATGTGGAGGGAATGTAGGAGATATTGTCAATATCCCAATTCCAAAATGGGTGCTTGACATTGGAGATTCGGATCCTGATATCTTTTACACCAATAGATCAGGTAACAGGAACATAGAGTATCTCACTATTGGTGTAGATAACCTCCCTCTTTTCCATGGTAGAACAGCCATCCAG ATATACAGTGATTACATGAAGAGTTTCAAGGAAAACATGTCAGATTTTATAGAATCTGGACTAATTATAGACATTGAAGTTGGGCTTGGACCAGCAGGAGAGCTTAGATTCCCTTCTTATCCACAAAGTCAAGGATGGGAATTTCCTGGTATTGGGGAGTTTCAG TGCTATGACAAATATTTGAAGGCAGAGTTTAAAGCTGCTGCAGCTAAAGCTGGCCATGCTGAATGGGAACTGCCAGATGATGCAGGGTCTTACAATGATGTACCAGAATCTACTGAGTTCTTCAAATCAAATGGAACATACCTCACTGAAAAAGGGAAGTTCTTCTTAACTTGGTATTCCAACAAATTGCTGATCCATGGTGATCAGATCCTAGAGGAAGCCACCAAAGCTTTCCAGGGCTGCAATGTCACGATAGCAATTAAA GTCTCTGGAATTCATTGGTGGTACAAATCTGAAAGTCATGCTGCTGAGCTCACTGCTGGATATTACAACCTTCAAGATAGAGATGGGTACCGTCCTATTGCAAGGATGCTGACTCGTCATCATC TGATATCAAATGTAAAAAACATGTGTAGCTGTGTTCAAATTGACATGAATATCTCTGCACAGGTATTGAGTGGAGGTTGGAGAGAAAAAATTGAAGTTGCTGGTGAAAATGCACTGCCAAGGTATGATGCTGCAGCTTACAACCAAATGATACTGAATGCTAGACCAAACGGTGTCAACAAAAATGGCCCCCCAAAACTAAGCATGTATGGGATAACGTATCTCCGTCTTTCGGATGAACTactgcaaaaatcaaattttgctATATTCAAAAAATTCGTGCTAAAGATGCATGCAGATCAG GATTATGTTGAAGATCCTAACCAGTATAATCATGTCataattccactgaagccatcAGGACCGAAAATTCCCCTTGAGAAAATTCTTGAAGCAACCAAACCAATACCGCCATTCCCCTGGGACTCAGAGACAGACATGAAAGTTGATGGCTGA